A genomic stretch from Strongyloides ratti genome assembly S_ratti_ED321, chromosome : 1 includes:
- a CDS encoding Globin-like domain and Globin, structural domain-containing protein, with the protein MNFSPKNAKFEHSKCWCIQEPSKEGKSLSQANLFMNIETNTVFPVTGERRKRSQSVFANSTISTSSTGMPLDSDTLKKLEIFFDTKESSNDENKVFLRKSTQPKFAITGDLNPHQIYLVKRAWVKTLNNYNEDELEICSQLFIKIFQLDQKQMNYFELGKVPLEDLRHNQIFLDHVKLFQPNLSNVMKYLSRATLMSKYLQQMGGKIMRYTKVSYKGSFWKLFEQGIIDVIGGYHAGDETIQALSILASFFTEQMRIGYKIEFKLQEAALKIVLQQEKKKSKFKK; encoded by the exons atgaATTTTTCTCCAAAAAATGCTAAATTTGAGCATTCTAAATGCTGGTGTATCCAGGAA CCGTCAAAAGAAGGAAAAAGTTTAAGTCAAGctaatttatttatgaatataGAAACAAATACTGTTTTTCCTGTAACTGGTGAAAGGAGAAAACGAAGTCAATCTGTTTTTGCTAATTCCACCATTTCAACATCCTCTACTGGAATGCCGTTAGACTCAGATActcttaaaaaattagaaattttttttgatactaAAGAATCATCtaatgatgaaaataaagTGTTTTTAAG gaAATCTACTCAACCAAAATTTGCTATAACTGGTGACTTGAATCCTCACCAAATATATCTTGTTAAACGGGCATGggtaaaaacattaaataattataatgaagATGAACTTGAAATTTGTAGTcaattgtttattaaaatttttcaattagaTCAAAAACAAATGAATTACTTTGAACTTGGAAAAGTACCTTTAGAAGATTTGCGTCATAACCAAATTTTCTTAGATCATGTCAAG TTATTTCAACCAAATTTGTCAAATGTAATGAAATATTTGAGTAGGGCAACTTTAATGAGCAAGTATCTTCAACAGATGGGTGGAAAAATAATGAGATATACAAAAGTTTCATATAAAGGTTCATTTTGGAAACTTTTTGAACAAGGAATTATTGATGTAATTGGAGGATATCATGCTGGAGATGAAACAATTCAAGCTCTTTCTATATTAGCAAGTTTTTTTACAGAACAAATGCGAATTGGttataaaattgaatttaAATTACAAGAAGCTGCTTTAAAGATTGTTCTTCAacaagaaaagaaaaaaagtaaatttaaaaaataa
- a CDS encoding Nucleoside diphosphate-linked moiety X motif 8, mitochondrial, with protein sequence MIYRQRNLFPKFLRTYSSIITENRKEKFIKHFSRISQTLKEKEDNFNSSISDRFKNGNIERRNGDCSVLVPLVDIDNETHLIYTQRSMSMRTHKGQICFPGGRLDSNETWEMAALREAQEEINLKSHDIDVWTLMKPIADKEMTYAITPIVGQVITPDAIKHLHSVTEEVDVVIAVPIMELVTNHHYSFLKLKVSLKIPYYESKHYKVLHARQDNFTRPDFYRIWGLTGVITHQFLLYFTPEIYKSKVDLKF encoded by the exons atgATTTATCGTCAACGAAATCTTTTTCCAAAATTTTTACGTACTTATTCATCAATTATCACAGAaaatagaaaagaaaaatttatcaaacaCTTTTCTAGAATATCACAAACACTcaaagaaaaagaagataaCTTTAATTCTTCTATTTCAGATAGATTTAAAAATGGGAATATTGAAAGAAGAAATGGAGATTGTTCTGTTTTGGTGCCATTGGTTGACATTGATAATGAGAcacatttaatttatacaCAAAGATCTATGTCAATGAGGACACATAAAGGACAAATATGTTTTCCTGGTGGAAGATTAGATTCAAACGAAACATGGGAAATG gcaGCACTTCGTGAAGCTCAGGAagagataaatttaaaaagtcaTGACATAGATGTGTGGACATTAATGAAACCCATAGCTGATAAAGAAATGACATATGCTATTACTCCTATTGTAGGACAAGTTATCACTCCGGATGCTATAAAACATCTTCATTCTGTAACAGAGGAAGTTGATGTAGTCATAGCTGTTCCTATTATGGAACTTGTTACAAATCATCATTATTCATTTTTGAAGTTAAAagtttctttaaaaataccaTACTATGAAAGTAAACACTATAAAGTGTTACATGCTAGACAAGACAATTTTACTAGGCCGgatttttatagaatttgGGGATTAACTGGTGTAATTACACACcaatttttgttatactTTACTCCtgaaatttataaatcaaaagttgatttaaaattttaa
- a CDS encoding 28S ribosomal protein S2, mitochondrial → MIYSPLKRLTFFPSKFINRVQFLSCSIPNRCNLESEEIENIPTNEILTKATTRPRDLLPYIDTKLHEDDFFKMSELVTINELFRRKVHFGHKIGTLSENMKWALYGERLGSFKFFSTCCLSWWNGIICLI, encoded by the exons ATGATATATTCTCCATTAAAACGTTTAACTTTCTTTccttcaaaatttataaatagagTGCAATTTTTATCATGTAGTATTCCAAATAGATGTAATTTAGAAAGTGAAGAAATTGAGAATATTCCTacaaatgaaattttaacaaaagcAACAACTAGACCAAGAGATTTACTTCCTTATATTGATACAAAACTTCATGaagatgatttttttaaaatgagtGAATTGGTAACaataaatgaattatttagAAGAAAAGTTCATTTTGGGCATAAAATAGGAACTTTATCAGAGAATATGAAATGGGCTTTGTATGGAGAAAGGCTTGGT agctttaaattttttagcaCATGTTGTTTATCGTGGTGGAATGGTATTATTTGTCTCATCTGA
- a CDS encoding Alanine-tRNA ligase, class IIc family and Alanine-tRNA ligase, class IIc, anti-codon-binding domain and Alanyl-tRNA synthetase, class IIc, N-terminal domain and Alanyl-tRNA synthetase, class IIc, core domain-containing protein, giving the protein MPYLNSHQLRSSFIEFFKKYNHYHFPSSSVVPKNDNTILFTSAGMNQFKSIFLNQLPENDPMRNLRRVVNSQKCIRAGGKHNDLNEVGKDTYHHTFFEMLGNWSFGDYFKEDTCKYAWSYLTDVLGISPDRLYVSYFGGDTKLGLEADLETREIWSNIGVKDSHVVIGSSKDNFWEMGVTGPCGPCSEIHIDRIIGRGNMSHLVNKDDPNVVEIWNLVFMTQKRLQNGIIEPLGGKFIDCGMGFERLLSIIQEKPSSYDTDLFSPLMKEIENFQIEKFSYQGTIGNDKVGIQDTAYRLASDHIRAISISIADGVRPSSNDHGFILRQLIRRAVYTMKKNLGCPENSFNKLVPIVIDSLGDAYPELRGNENLIREIVNNEEIKFWKLIKNNDKLVRKSIQSIESKIIPGEVAWNLYSTNGVPIDVVKSIGMEYGKIVDIIKYEELSKQYRKKGNTLKKSVV; this is encoded by the exons atgccTTATCTTAACTCACATCAACTTAGATCTTCATTcatagaattttttaaaaaatataatcattatcattttcCATCATCTTCAGTTGTGccaaaaaatgataatactattttatttactagTGCCGGAATGAACCaa tTTAAATCTATTTTTCTTAATCAACTTCCTGAGAATGATCCTATGAGAAATTTAAGGCGTGTTGTTAATTCTCAAAAATGTATACGTGCTGGAGGAAAGCATAATGATTTAAATGAAGTTGGAAAAGATACTTATCATCATACATTTTTTGAAATGTTAGGAAATTGGTCATTTGgtgattattttaaagaagaTACTTGTAAATATGCCTGGAGTTATTTGACTGATGTTTTGGGGATTTCTCCTGATAGATTGTATGTATCATATTTTGGTGGTGATACTAAATTAGGATTAGAGGCTGACCTGGAAACTAGGGAGATTTGGAGTAATATTGGTGTCAAAGATAGTCATGTTGTTATTGGAAGTAGCAAAGATAATTTTTGGGAAATGGGTGTAACTGGACCATGTGGACCATGTTCAGAAATTCATATTGACAGGATCATAGGAAGAGGCAATATGAGTCATCTGGTAAATAAAGATGATCCAAATGTTGTGGAAATATGGAATCTTGTTTTTATGACACAAAAAAGATTACAAAACGGTATTATTGAACCATTAGGTGGAAAGTTTATTGATTGTGGAATGGGATTTGAAAGATTACTTTCTATTATTCAAGAGAAACCTTCAAGTTATGATACAGATTTATTTTCACCTCTTATGAAggaaatagaaaattttcagatagaaaaattttcatatcaAGGTACCATAGGAAATGATAAAGTTGGTATTCAAGATACAGCATACAGATTGGCAAGTGATCATATTAGAGCCATATCTATATCAATTGCTGATGGTGTCCGACCATCATCCAATGATCAtggttttattttaagacaACTTATTAGGCGTGCCGTATAtacaatgaaaaaaaatttaggaTGCCCAgaaaattcatttaataaactaGTTCCAATAGTTATTGATAGTTTAGGTGATGCTTATCCTGAGTTACGTggaaatgaaaatttaattcgagaaatagtaaataatgaagaaataaaattttggaaattaattaaaaataatgataaattagtAAGAAAGTCAATTCAATCAATtgaaagtaaaattattccTGGAGAAGTTGCATGGAATCTTTATTCAACAAATGGTGTTCCTATTGATGTTGTTAAAAGTATAGGTATGGAGTATGGTAAAATTGTtgatatcattaaatatgaAGAACTTTCTAAACAGTATAGAAAAAAAggaaatacattaaaaaaatcagttgtttga
- a CDS encoding Globin, structural domain-containing protein, with protein sequence MGCTQAKIQQDTSIDNEINKKSAVSNDCLKANHEFERRPSANSKTKSHLVKFTLTKEEKVIIQKYWENTVLVQIPDLFLRTMLNSIKESPKLLDVINCRMGDPNIPELSEWPKLKCMAKGNCNFFTKQIVENHLEESLVRKDSEVLGAIHIQYSPYGFKPTFLDIWHNNILKLIREEVNFDCENSKEKFLSAFTKLAHFLITILIVEYEDHMKSVRLHDREVSRSQNDGISPCPADF encoded by the exons ATGGGTTGTACACAGGCAAAAATACAACAGGATACTTCTAttgataatgaaattaataagaaaagCGCTGTTTCTAATGATTGTCTCAAGGCTAATCATGAATTTGAAAGAAGACCAAGTGCCAACTCAAAGAC AAAATCACATCTTGTTAAATTTACATTGacaaaagaagaaaaagttataattcAAAAGTATTGGGAAAATACGGTTTTGGTGCAGATACCGGATCTTTTTTTAAGAACTATGTTAAATTCAATTAAAGAGAGTCCAAAACTTTTAGATGTAATTAATTGCAGAATGGGAGATCCTAATATTCCTGAACTGTCGGAATGGCCAAAATTAAAGTGCATGGCAAAAGGAAATtgcaatttttttactaaacaAATAGTTGAAAATCATTTAGAAGAATCATTAGTTAGAAAAGATAGTGAAGTATTAGGAGCTATACATATACAATATTCTCCTTATGGTTTTAAACCAACATTTCTTGATATATggcataataatattttaaaattaataagagAAGAAGTTAATTTTGATTGTGAAAAtagtaaagaaaaatttttaagtgcTTTTACAAAATTAGCACATTTCTTAATAACAATACTTATAGTTGAGTACGAGGATCATATGAAATCTGTACGCCTTCATGATCGTGAAGTTAGTAGATCTCAAAATGATGGAATTAGTCCATGTCCTGCtgacttttaa
- a CDS encoding N-alpha-acetyltransferase 35, NatC auxiliary subunit, whose translation MMSFLLKSFQSRCIFFNRFIFVLKIFFNINVVLNLMSTKVDIPEKVQNILKNAEKEGESEEIDITDIFYQACETLKSSVLSICPDFSLNEAMQAVDMMNAQMDSGMVFIDPPTQGLENSLHNGSIDVENMSSREIVAIIDATWGCFVSWLNLIPLDQSFYTNVLLHDPNVIVNPVLKASMNAFLTISTIFADVIEAMNTYSEEDIIIHSYRRQANIAKELNKFNDGDSVDVREGKLTILYRLRSLETMILLLKFLLPLSDNEEIGNINFKKAKTLVATFKASIKASNQTISYGLQPENGDDSNYEWLSCFQPEVNRYILPATFPKRLKCTSRNNAYEELRRITFKLEEITNINEEDIYDVESIGAFLKNYSRNNSCLITRCFVHLVLLPLESKLFGTISLHDLYLRNISLDTAIGLFNRNGNLHEVILNTIQKEWGDYCKVIVNLYANIFQNYTRNISRQMENISSNIAEAFGALPYVTHFDRLLEQRFTNDIQLNGKFSYHINNLLLDLSADYFELGFRTDLYLPYEFDYIYWYLFEICYPQKVAIYEQTINFMENEKAILIKGGNLETVTKKMYKLHGNTALTFPNIEGVNFKFILRTSLIYLYKSYFFLVNALKRQGLIKNPSMDHEEYRFNIRFSPLGPLINFFHIDYQKYFKSKEDYTGNKVSLITLYENSLQALNRCVTYLNRIPSDYNHPDMKIIQHLNYICKKNKVATNLLKLQKVPTKKVKFTQNKEFYSLPIINLV comes from the exons ATGATGTCCTTTTTACTAAAATCATTTCAGTCAcgttgtatattttttaatcgatttatttttgttctaaaaattttttttaacattaatgtTGTTCTGAATTTA atgTCAACAAAGGTAGATATTCCGGAAAAAGtgcaaaatattttgaagaatGCTGAAAAAGAAGGAGAATCTGAAGAAATTGATATAACAGATATTTTTTACCAAGCATGTGAAACATTAAAATCATCTGTTTTATCAATTTGTCCagatttttcattaaatgaaGCAATGCAAGCTGTTGATATGATGAATGCTCAAATGGATAGTGGGATGGTTTTCATTGATCCACCAACACAAGGTCTGGAGAATTCTTTACATAATGGATCTATTGATGTTGAAAATATGAGTTCAAGAGAAATAGTAGCTATTATTGATGCAACATGGGGTTGTTTTGTTTCATGGCTTAATCTTATACCATTAGATCAAAGTTTTTATACCAATGTTTTGTTACATGATCCTAATGTTATTGTAAATCCCGTTTTAAAAGCTTCTATGAATgcttttttaacaatttcaaCTATTTTTGCTGATGTTATAGAAGCGATGAATACATATTCTGAGGaagatattattattcattcTTATAGAAGGCAAGCTAAT ATAgcaaaagaattaaataaatttaatgatggGGATTCTGTTGATGTTAGAGAAGGAAAACTTACTATTTTATATAGATTAAGATCATTAGAAACTATGATATTATTACTTAAATTTCTTCTTCCATTATCTGATAATGAAGAGATaggaaatataaattttaaaaaagctAAAACACTAGTAGCAACTTTTAAAGCTAGCATTAAAGCTTCAAATCAAACTATAAGTTATGGCTTACAACCTGAAAATGGTGATGATAGTAATTATGAATGGCTTTCTTGTTTTCAACCTGAAGTTAATAGATATATTCTTCCTGCTACATTTCCTAAACGTCTTAAATGTACCTCACGAAATAATGCTTATGAAGAGTTAAGAagaataacatttaaattggAAGAgattacaaatattaatgaagaaGATATTTATGATGTTGAATCTATAGGAgcatttctaaaaaattattcaagaAATAATAGTTGTCTTATTACAAGATGTTTTGTTCATCTTGTTCTTTTACCATTAGAATCTAAACTTTTTGGTACAATTAGTTTACATGATCTTTATCTTCGTAATATATCATTAGATACTGCTATAGGACTTTTTAATCGTAATGGAAATCTTCATGAAGTGATTCTTAATACTATACAAAAAGAATGGGGTGATTATTGTAAAGTTATTGTAAATCTTTATGCTAATATCTTTCAAAATTATACTAGAAATATTAGTAGGCAAATGGAAAATATTTCATCAAATATTGCTGAAGCTTTTGGTGCATTACCGTATGTTACTCATTTTGATAGATTACTAGAACAACGTTTTACTAATGATATACAATTAAATGGAAAATTTTCATATCATATTAATAATCTTCTACTTGATTTATCTGCTGATTATTTTGAACTAGGTTTTAGAACAGATTTATATCTTCCATACGAATTCGACTACATCTACTGGTATCTTTTTGAAATATGTTACCCTCAAAAGGTAGCTATTTATGAACagacaataaattttatggaAAATGAAAAGGCAATATTAATAAAGGGTGGTAATTTAGAAAcagttacaaaaaaaatgtacaaaTTACATGGTAATACTGCTTTAACATTTCCAAATATTGAAGGTgtcaattttaaatttattttaagaacatcattaatttatctctacaaaagttattttttcttGGTTAATGCTTTAAAACGACAAggattaattaaaaatccaTCAATGGATCATGAAGAGTATCGTTTCAATATTAGATTCAGTCCATTAGGaccattaattaatttttttcatattgattatcaaaaatattttaaaagtaaagaaGATTATACTGGTAATAAGGTATCATTGATAACATTATATGAAAATTCTTTGCAAGCTCTTAACAGGTGTGTAACTTACCTCAACAGAATTCCTTCAGATTATAATCATCCtgatatgaaaataattcaacatctgaattatatttgtaaaaagaataaaGTCGCTACCAATTTACTAAAATTGCAAAAAGTGCCAACG aaaaaagttaaatttacACAGAACAAAGAATTTTACTCTCTTCCTATTATTAATCTTGTCTAG
- a CDS encoding 28S ribosomal protein S2, mitochondrial — MLHIEKISKEIGQYCHTRKWQEGTLTNINTLFGSPVRVPDVIVFTTTLTSILETHPAVIEAAKMAIPTIAICDSNSDPNYITYPIPGNDDTAFAVRYYMKLFREAVIRGQNQRKLDQEKGKNLDNLFIVISCSSKCINLYII; from the exons ATGCTtcatattgaaaaaatttcaaaagaaATAGGACAATATTGTCATACAAGAAAATGGCAAGAAGGAACATTgacaaatattaatacattatttGGATCACCTGTAAGGGTACCTGATGTTATTGTATTTACAACAACACTTACTTCTATTTTGGAAACACATCCAGCTGTTATAGAAGCAGCTAAAATGGCAATTCCTACAATAGCTATTTGTGACTCAAATTCag atCCAAATTATATTACATATCCTATTCCTGGAAATGATGATACAGCATTTGCTGTTAGATATTATATGAAACTTTTCCGTGAAGCTGTTATAAGAGGACAAAATCAAAGAAAGCTTGATCAagaaaaaggaaaaaatcTTGATAATTTgtt tatcGTTATATCTTGTAGTAGTAAATGtatcaatttatatataatttaa
- a CDS encoding Collagen alpha-5(IV) chain yields the protein MEADGRLKAYKFVAYTAVTLSVVAVFSVVVTLPMVYNYVAHVRRQMHHEISFCKGSTKDIFVEVAHLKSLPVNGGNRTRRQGGYGAEPAVNNEPKVSCEGCCLPGLPGPQGAPGKPGRPGKPGAPGQPGTPGKPPQTPCEPATPPPCKPCPQGPPGPPGPPGPPGDPGEPGSPGRSGVDAAPGTPGPRGPPGPQGEQGPPGAPGEPGIPAVSEPLVPGEPGEVGEPGPQGPPGPPGAPGKDGPPGAPGPKGAPGPDGPPGADGANGPPGPPGPAGTPGEKGICPKYCAIDGGIFFEDGTRR from the exons ATGGAAGCTGACGGTCGTCTAAAGGCCTACAAATTTGTTGCCTATACAGCAGTCACTTTGAGTGTTGTTGCTGTTTTCAGTGTTGTTGTGACACTTCCTATGGTCTATAATTATGTAGCACATGTCCGAAGACAAATGCATCATGAGATTTCATTCTGCAag gGATCTACTAAAGATATCTTTGTTGAAGTCGCACATTTGAAATCTCTTCCAGTCAACGGAGGAAACCGTACACGTCGTCAAGGTGGGTATGGAGCTGAACCAGCTGTAAATAATGAACCAAAAGTTTCATGTGAAGGATGTTGTCTTCCAGGACTTCCTGGTCCACAAGGAGCACCAGGAAAACCAGGAAGACCAGGAAAACCAGGAGCTCCAGGACAACCAGGTACTCCAGGAAAACCACCACAAACTCCATGTGAACCAGCTACTCCACCACCATGTAAACCATGTCCACAAGGGCCACCAGGACCACCAGGACCTCCAGGACCACCAGGAGACCCAGGTGAGCCAGGATCACCAGGACGTTCAGGAGTTGATGCTGCACCAGGAACTCCAGGACCAAGAGGACCACCAGGACCACAAGGTGAACAAGGACCACCAGGAGCACCAGGTGAACCAGGAATTCCAGCTGTTTCTGAACCACTTGTACCAGGTGAACCAGGTGAAGTTGGAGAACCAGGACCACAAGGACCACCAGGACCTCCAGGAGCACCAGGAAAAGATGGTCCACCAGGAGCTCCAGGACCTAAAGGAGCTCCAGGTCCAGATGGACCACCAGGAGCTGATGGAGCAAATGGACCTCCAGGACCACCAGGACCAGCTGGAACACCAGGAGAGAAAGGAATCTGTCCAAAATACTGCGCTATCGATGGAGGAATCTTCTTCGAAGACGGAACTCGCCGTTAA